Below is a genomic region from Epinephelus moara isolate mb chromosome 9, YSFRI_EMoa_1.0, whole genome shotgun sequence.
GGACTGGTGCCAAGTAAGTATAGATGCAGTGAAGATTTTTCTGCTTATCCACTTCCCTTTACcctgcatcacttcctgttttctttctttctcactggttggttggttggttggttggttggttcaCCCTCTGTCACCCTTAGATTTTTTGAATTAACACACCTACACTCAGGCCTTCTTTAAAGACAGCACCCCATTTTTactctctcctttcttttctttagttCATATTTTACCTATGTACATATAGTTAATTTGAAGATTAATTTACCCCTTAAAGACATAAGGATAATTTGATTTGTGTTGATTTAATCTTATGTTACAGGTATTGACACCCtgagtgttttttcttttcccctttTATTCACTGCCGCAATTCACATTATTGAAATACAGCTCTTGAGAGTGAGGTCAGGTTTCATGGTCATGCAGTAACACTTGTTACATTTTCTGAAATGTTCCTGCAGGTAACAGGCAGAACCCTTTTGTGGTACGACCCAGTTACCATAATTGGGCACCATGGATTGGTCCACACACAAGCGGCTCAAATGTGGTCTTAAACACTGAATACAACAAAATCAACCAACCACGTCACCCAAATGAAGCAGCAGAGTTCTTGATTACAGAGGAAAGACTCACTGATGAGACTCTTAAACTTAAGGTATTTACACTGTAACATTACTTGTTTTTTCATAGGTTAGCTCATTGTTGAATCCATCAGGACCATAATATCTGCTTTTAAACATCTTAGATGGAAGCTGTGCGTAGTCTTTGCAAGGAATGTGGCATAGACTCCAAGGGCTCTAGGATGGACCTAGTTATGAGGTTGAGAAAAGAAATGCAGGACCGCTCAACATACGACAAAGTGTTTTCAAAGGTCTGGGGGGCCTCCGGTGAGTTGATTCATATTCACAAGTGTTTCCATCAGTAATTAATTAGTTTTTACTTTGAATATGTACTCCTAATGATAATAACTTTCTTTCAAAAGGTGGATGGGCTGTTGTCACATGCCCCTGCGCTGTTGTATATGGTGTGAAGTTTAACCTGAGGGCTGAGAGCCCTCGAGACTTCGCAGATTTGCTGCTATCGATGAAACACTTACCCAATGTGACTTTGTATGACTTTGCAAGGGGCCTGGCAACGCATACAAACATTAGGGAACCACAGTCCTTGCCGTTCAGTCCTCACGAGGGTAGACTGATGGATGCTACTGAGGAGAATATCAGATTGGCCTCTGCAGGTCATGCGAAAGTCAGCTTGCCATGGCTAGCGACAAAGAAGCCAGTGCCAGATGAAGGTGGCCACCCTCTGACAGGATCTTCAGAACATTATGCTCTTTACGACCGCTTCCATGAggcaaacacaaaagacaaaaaggatGTGTTGCGGAAAATAGAACTTGTTCCTGAGTTATGTGGCTGGGTAAATAGTCAGTGTGCTGAGCAGCTCTTCGGTGGCATGAGGAAGaataatcattttttaaatatgatgACCCCCTCATCCCATATATTTCTAATGAGGAACATTTTGCACCATTACAACAATCGACGCAATGCAAAAAGGATTGATGACATGAAGAAAACATTGGGGAGTGGACTGGAAATACAGTTGAACTCAAATGGGCAAACAGTTTCAGGTATGTAGTTGCACAGTATATTGTGGCTTTAGGTATTTTCAATCCAGTTAGTACAGTATTGAATAGGTAAATGCATACTGGTGTTGACAAGTCATGATCTTAATTGTTTCCCTTGCCTgtcaacagcaacagcagccacAACCACAACTTGGACTGCTTCCATCCCCACACCATCGGCTGCCTCTGGGAGCACGACCACTTCCATCCCCACACCATCGGCTGCCCCCATCCCAACACCATCAGCTGCCTCTGGGAGCACGACCACTTCCATCCCCATACTAAGTATGGAGATTAATGCATTTTGTAACGAAGGTAGGCTGTTGCTACTTGTATTATGCTGCCATTCATCTAATTGTGCTTCTCTTACAGGTCGTTTTCAATTGTGCAATGAAGATTGTGGTGGCATGAAACACATGCTCCACACAAGTGCTGGAAGCAGTGTGACGGACCTCCAGGTAAGAATGAAGGCCAAGTTACATGGGTATCTATATGTATTTCGTATAGACAACATTAAACAtagtgtttttcatttaattgagttttcatttttaaactgttttatgttttgacaTCTTGTGCTATTGAAATTCATACTGTAATTTTTCAGCTCAACAATGTGTTGGATATCCAAAAACCAAAGGATGAGGTAATAGGTGTTGTGGGCACCTCGGTTTTAAAAAGACTGGACTTCCTGGAACTTGGGTTAAACAGAGAAGTGGAGGCAACTGTCAGTACACTTTTCTCAAAGTTATTTGACTGTCTTTCAGGTGTAATTGTCTATAATTCATACAATAATGTGTTCTTATGTTACAGATCATCAACTGCTGTTTGTGGCTGGTGTCACAAATTGCAGGACACAGGGTATGTatggtatttttttgttatgtagTAATATTTGATTAGTGAAAGTacttcattttttattaattttaaagaTCCATAGTAGAAACTTGTCTTATTTGCTTTACAGGGaaaggatgtttttgctgtggaTGGCTATGTCATTTCCACGTGGAAACAGCCCTTCACTATGATACCTATTCTCTCACTGCCAGTAAGTTTTTACTTTCCATAAGTGATCTATCTGTTGTACCTATAATTTTATTGTGTTGAACCTGTACGTAGTGACATCATCTGTGACTAAGGTTAGGTGTTTTAAGTGTCTTAATGATGAAACTACAAGCTGTTGTTGTCATTGCAATAATGCAGGTTGATGCAGCCTCAAAAGACTGCATCTTATTCCCGATATGGAAACCAGGACACTAGATACTAGGTGTAAGTGTTAGAGGTGTCACATCAGAGTGCATGTGTTCATAATAATTTTATACTATTTTATCAAATTGTCACATCTTAACATATTAAGATTCAACTGGAAAGCCACACATTAGCATAAGAGTTGCTCAGTTTCAGAAGTTTTTGTCACAACTGTGTTCATGTGAAAGTTGTGCTTATTCACTGCTCGAGAAATCAGATGTCATAATCACAAATGTGCTTCCATTATCatga
It encodes:
- the LOC126395310 gene encoding uncharacterized protein LOC126395310, whose translation is MEYITLMTILFCHCIFVYSFKTLQTHQSIGSVVDVLEKTCGKSFPSKQRILNAYLHYEAMTDHTYTYSCVTCGYHPVTVVMDLHKKGVFSMPVISIEQPPPDYDGKVNVDEFWESVSLEMVSRGLVPSNRQNPFVVRPSYHNWAPWIGPHTSGSNVVLNTEYNKINQPRHPNEAAEFLITEERLTDETLKLKMEAVRSLCKECGIDSKGSRMDLVMRLRKEMQDRSTYDKVFSKVWGASGGWAVVTCPCAVVYGVKFNLRAESPRDFADLLLSMKHLPNVTLYDFARGLATHTNIREPQSLPFSPHEGRLMDATEENIRLASAGHAKVSLPWLATKKPVPDEGGHPLTGSSEHYALYDRFHEANTKDKKDVLRKIELVPELCGWVNSQCAEQLFGGMRKNNHFLNMMTPSSHIFLMRNILHHYNNRRNAKRIDDMKKTLGSGLEIQLNSNGQTVSATAATTTTWTASIPTPSAASGSTTTSIPTPSAAPIPTPSAASGSTTTSIPILSRFQLCNEDCGGMKHMLHTSAGSSVTDLQLNNVLDIQKPKDEVIGVVGTSVLKRLDFLELGLNREVEATIINCCLWLVSQIAGHRGKDVFAVDGYVISTWKQPFTMIPILSLPISCSTATAWTMGIC